The Verrucomicrobiota bacterium genome contains the following window.
GTCCTCGCAGCCCGCGCCTTTGAGGAACTTCGTCGAATCAATTTCCTCCTCGGGAAAGCCGATGCGCTTGAGGTAGCTGCGCTCGACCTTCTGCGGCGCCTTGCAGATGGGGCAGATGGTCCGCACGAGGCGCTGCGCCATCACGGCTTCGAGCGACGAGGCGACGAGGAACGGCTCGATGCCCATGTCGATGAGCCGCGTGAAGGCGCTCGGCGCGTCGTTCGTGTGCAGCGTGCTGAAGACGAGATGCCCCGTGAGCGCCGCGCGGATGGCGATTTCGGCCGTCTCGAGGTCGCGGATTTCGCCGACCATGATGACGTTCGGATCCTGCCGGAGGATGTGGCGCAAACCGACGGCGAACGTGAGCCCGATGTCCGAGCGCACGGCGATCTGGTTGATGCCCTTGAGCTCATACTCGACCGGCTCCTCGATCGTGATGATGCGCTTCGTCACCGAGTTGATCGAACTGAGGAACGCGTAAAGTGACGTGGACTTGCCCGAGCCGGTCGGCCCTGTGACGAGGAGGATGCCGTGCGGCTTGAGGATGAGGTCGCGGATGATCGTCTGCTCGTGGTCGGGGAAGCCGAGCTTGTCGAGGCCGAAGAAAATCTTGCCGCGCGTGAGCAGGCGCAGCGAAAGGCTCTCGCCATAGACGGTCGGCACGGTGGAGACGCGGATGTCGATCTCCTCGCCCTTGATGCGGACGTTGATGCGGCCGTCCTGCGGCAGGCGCTTCTCGGCGATGTTCATGCCGCTCATCACTTTCACGCGTGAGATGAGCGCGGCCTGGTATTTCTTCAACTGCGGCGGCATCGGCGTCTGGTGGAGGATGCCGTCGATGCGGTAGCGGATGCGCAGTTCGTCCTCGGCAGGTTCGAAGTGGATGTCCGTCGCACG
Protein-coding sequences here:
- a CDS encoding type II/IV secretion system protein codes for the protein EIEDDEPVEIIVGDSKEITGDDQEASVIKFVNQIIWEAFKDRATDIHFEPAEDELRIRYRIDGILHQTPMPPQLKKYQAALISRVKVMSGMNIAEKRLPQDGRINVRIKGEEIDIRVSTVPTVYGESLSLRLLTRGKIFFGLDKLGFPDHEQTIIRDLILKPHGILLVTGPTGSGKSTSLYAFLSSINSVTKRIITIEEPVEYELKGINQIAVRSDIGLTFAVGLRHILRQDPNVIMVGEIRDLETAEIAIRAALTGHLVFSTLHTNDAPSAFTRLIDMGIEPFLVASSLEAVMAQRLVRTICPICKAPQKVERSYLKRIGFPEEEIDSTKFLKGAGCEDCRQLGYQGRTGIHELLLVNEQLRPLIMNRAPASTIAHEAITGGMRTLRVDGWRKVKAGITTIEEVIRVTQTEEHLKSLMDDGRTEFWVKRG